A window from Candidatus Bathyarchaeota archaeon encodes these proteins:
- a CDS encoding hydrogenase iron-sulfur subunit: MTKSEFKPKIMGFLCNWCSYAGADLAGVSRIQYPPTLRIVRVMCSGRVHPAFILEAFRSGADGVLVAGCHPGDCHYLSGNYKAQNRVLLLQKVLEQLGLEPERLRLEWVSASEGDRFAMVIKDMTKEIKKLGQNPLRAGGKTRG; encoded by the coding sequence ATGACTAAATCTGAATTCAAACCAAAAATTATGGGTTTCCTTTGCAATTGGTGCTCCTACGCTGGTGCCGACCTAGCGGGTGTAAGCCGAATTCAATATCCTCCAACCCTTAGAATCGTGAGGGTGATGTGTAGCGGAAGAGTTCACCCAGCTTTCATCCTTGAAGCCTTCAGAAGCGGAGCAGACGGAGTTCTCGTCGCTGGCTGTCACCCTGGCGACTGCCACTACCTCTCGGGAAACTACAAAGCGCAAAATAGAGTTTTGTTGCTGCAGAAGGTTTTGGAACAGCTCGGTCTCGAGCCTGAGCGTCTGAGACTTGAGTGGGTCTCCGCCTCAGAGGGAGACAGATTCGCAATGGTTATTAAGGACATGACGAAGGAAATAAAGAAACTTGGTCAGAATCCTTTAAGGGCTGGAGGTAAGACCCGTGGCTGA
- a CDS encoding CoB--CoM heterodisulfide reductase subunit C — protein MAETEKIQERGTKQKTVLKITDMDPKFKYEISKIPGAEKVMLCFQCGTCTADCPIARFDDFYRPRKLIRMTQLGLKDRLLSNDVIWLCSTCFTCVDHCPQDVGIASIVRALRNLTVEGGRMPVGYKEQASNILKTGYAYVISDLRLKKRQQKGLPALPKANLESVAKLFDITGFSKTLEKVRT, from the coding sequence GTGGCTGAGACGGAGAAAATACAAGAAAGGGGGACGAAACAGAAAACGGTGCTCAAAATAACCGATATGGACCCCAAATTCAAATACGAGATCAGTAAGATCCCTGGCGCAGAGAAGGTCATGCTGTGCTTCCAGTGCGGTACATGCACAGCTGACTGTCCGATAGCGCGATTTGACGACTTTTACAGACCCAGAAAACTCATTCGGATGACTCAGTTGGGATTAAAAGACAGGCTTCTTTCAAACGACGTCATCTGGCTTTGTTCCACATGCTTTACGTGTGTCGACCATTGCCCGCAAGACGTAGGAATCGCCAGTATTGTACGAGCTCTTCGAAACCTAACTGTAGAAGGGGGGCGTATGCCTGTCGGATATAAAGAGCAAGCTTCTAACATCCTAAAAACAGGCTACGCATACGTGATTTCGGACCTGCGGCTTAAAAAGAGGCAGCAGAAAGGACTGCCCGCATTGCCAAAAGCTAACTTAGAAAGTGTCGCAAAGCTTTTTGATATCACAGGATTTTCGAAGACGCTTGAAAAGGTGAGGACGTAA
- a CDS encoding hydrogenase 3 maturation endopeptidase HyCI — MKKQHTTDTIELENKLQSWLSDARNVVVTGIGNPLRKDDFVGVKIVGNLHGKVSQLVYLIECETVPESFIGPITKFKPTHILLIDAGILNQKPGSSKLIDPDQMATQTAISTHALPLKIFCKYLAKTTDAKIALLVIQPKDTSFGEGLTAELKETEKHLTNLLSKSLP; from the coding sequence ATGAAAAAGCAGCATACAACGGATACAATCGAACTTGAGAACAAGTTGCAGAGTTGGCTTTCTGATGCTCGAAACGTCGTAGTCACAGGCATTGGAAATCCTCTTAGAAAAGATGATTTTGTTGGAGTCAAAATTGTAGGAAATCTACATGGCAAAGTTTCACAGCTTGTTTACTTGATAGAATGTGAAACCGTTCCTGAGAGTTTCATAGGGCCGATAACCAAGTTCAAACCCACACATATACTACTAATAGACGCGGGTATTCTAAATCAAAAGCCTGGTTCATCAAAACTCATAGACCCCGACCAAATGGCAACTCAGACAGCAATATCGACCCATGCGTTGCCTCTCAAAATATTCTGCAAGTACCTCGCAAAAACAACAGACGCTAAGATCGCTCTCCTGGTGATACAGCCGAAGGACACAAGCTTCGGAGAAGGATTAACCGCAGAACTAAAGGAAACTGAAAAACATTTGACTAATCTCCTGTCAAAATCTCTTCCTTGA